A window from Candidatus Thiodiazotropha endoloripes encodes these proteins:
- a CDS encoding CNNM domain-containing protein: MVLLIVYVSIALGFSFLCSVAEAVILSVTHPYISVLEKEGHNASYLLRKMKQNINDPLAAILTLNTTAHTIGAAGAGAQAAVVFGNAYVGVASAVLTLMILIFSEIIPKTLGAHYWRQLAPITAYVLQFLIWILYPFIWMSAILTKLLSGGHSHGQFRRDEFAAMAQAGADEGKLEQHESLILKNLLLLRETRVSDVMTPRTVVFSLDEDMLVSDYLEHHNSSRFSRIPVYKDNRDHVTGFVLRSDLLLSHARGNSENPLTVYRREITAVPNSSSLQASFETFMEKRSHIMLVVDEYGSMEGILTLEDIVETLLGIEIVDEGDKIEDMRKLARRLWKKRAANMGIEIEDQG, encoded by the coding sequence ATGGTTTTGCTGATTGTCTATGTCTCCATAGCCTTGGGTTTTTCCTTTCTCTGCTCGGTAGCCGAGGCGGTGATATTGAGTGTCACCCACCCCTATATCTCTGTGTTGGAGAAGGAGGGGCACAATGCCTCATATCTACTGCGCAAGATGAAGCAGAACATCAATGATCCCCTGGCGGCGATTCTGACCCTCAATACCACCGCCCATACCATCGGTGCCGCCGGTGCCGGTGCCCAGGCTGCTGTGGTATTCGGCAACGCCTATGTGGGGGTTGCCTCTGCGGTACTGACCCTGATGATCCTGATCTTTTCCGAGATCATTCCGAAGACCCTGGGGGCCCACTACTGGCGTCAGCTGGCACCGATTACCGCCTATGTGTTGCAGTTCCTGATCTGGATACTCTATCCCTTCATCTGGATGTCCGCGATACTGACAAAGCTGCTTTCCGGCGGCCACAGTCATGGACAGTTCAGAAGGGATGAGTTTGCCGCCATGGCTCAGGCCGGTGCCGACGAGGGTAAACTGGAACAGCATGAATCCCTGATCCTGAAAAACCTACTGCTGTTAAGGGAGACCCGGGTGAGTGATGTAATGACCCCGCGGACAGTGGTCTTTTCATTGGATGAAGATATGCTGGTCAGTGACTATCTGGAGCACCACAACAGCAGCCGTTTCTCGCGGATTCCGGTTTATAAGGATAACCGTGACCACGTCACCGGATTTGTACTGCGCAGTGACCTGTTGCTCTCCCATGCCCGGGGCAATTCTGAAAATCCACTCACTGTCTATCGAAGAGAGATCACTGCCGTACCCAACAGCAGTTCACTTCAAGCGAGTTTCGAAACCTTCATGGAGAAGCGCAGCCATATCATGCTGGTAGTGGATGAGTACGGCAGTATGGAAGGCATTCTCACCCTGGAGGATATTGTTGAGACCCTACTCGGCATTGAGATCGTCGATGAGGGTGACAAGATCGAGGATATGCGCAAACTGGCCAGGCGGTTATGGAAAAAACGAGCCGCGAATATGGGTATTGAAATTGAAGATCAGGGGTAG
- the arsB gene encoding ACR3 family arsenite efflux transporter, with protein MTAQCEVTAKRVTGSEMGIFERYLTVWVGLCIVTGIILGNYFPEQFQMIGKMEFSHVNIPVAILIWLMIIPMLIKVDFTSLHHVREHWKGIGVTLFINWAVKPFSMALLGWVFIHNLFAAYLPADQLDSYIAGLILLAAAPCTAMVFVWSRLSGGDANFTLSQVALNDTIMIFAFAPVVGLLLGLSAITVPWDTLLLSVVLYIVLPVALGQIWRKRLLASGGESLLQRRLDSLHIPSLTALLATLVLLFGFQGEQILSQPLIIVLLAIPILIQVYFNSGLAYLLNKKLGVAHCVAAPSALIGASNFFELAVATAIVLFGFDSGAALATVVGVLVEVPVMLSVVKIVNSTRGWYEA; from the coding sequence ATGACAGCCCAATGTGAAGTTACTGCCAAACGTGTGACAGGCAGTGAGATGGGGATTTTTGAGCGTTACCTGACCGTCTGGGTGGGGCTGTGCATCGTCACCGGCATCATACTTGGAAACTATTTTCCCGAGCAGTTCCAGATGATTGGAAAAATGGAGTTTTCCCACGTCAATATTCCGGTTGCGATATTGATCTGGTTGATGATCATACCGATGCTGATCAAAGTGGATTTCACCTCACTACACCATGTCAGAGAGCACTGGAAAGGTATCGGTGTAACGCTTTTTATCAATTGGGCGGTGAAACCATTTTCCATGGCCTTGCTTGGCTGGGTTTTCATTCATAACCTGTTTGCAGCCTATCTGCCGGCTGACCAGCTCGACAGCTATATCGCCGGCCTGATTCTGTTGGCGGCAGCACCTTGTACGGCAATGGTTTTTGTCTGGAGTCGACTATCCGGAGGCGATGCAAATTTCACCCTGAGTCAGGTTGCTCTGAATGACACCATTATGATTTTTGCCTTTGCACCCGTAGTCGGCCTGTTACTGGGTCTATCCGCGATCACCGTTCCCTGGGACACCTTGCTACTCTCGGTAGTGCTTTATATCGTTCTACCTGTTGCTTTAGGGCAGATCTGGAGAAAGCGGTTACTCGCTTCCGGCGGTGAGAGTCTGCTCCAGAGAAGACTTGATTCTCTGCATATACCATCATTGACTGCCCTGCTGGCAACTCTGGTTCTTCTTTTCGGTTTTCAGGGAGAACAGATACTCTCTCAACCTTTGATCATAGTTCTACTGGCTATCCCGATCTTGATTCAGGTCTATTTCAACTCAGGATTAGCCTATTTGCTCAATAAAAAGCTCGGTGTTGCCCATTGTGTTGCTGCGCCTTCCGCCCTGATCGGGGCAAGTAACTTTTTTGAGTTGGCAGTTGCCACTGCAATTGTTCTTTTCGGCTTTGATTCAGGCGCCGCGCTTGCAACGGTGGTAGGTGTTTTAGTTGAGGTTCCCGTGATGCTTTCTGTCGTAAAGATCGTCAACAGCACTAGAGGCTGGTATGAGGCCTGA
- a CDS encoding arsenate reductase ArsC translates to MTEKIYNVLFLCTGNSARSIFAESLINRFGRGKFRGFSAGSHPRGEVNPFTILELKRNNYIVDDLRSKDWSEFSAEDAPEMDFVFTVCDKAAAEMCPVWPGQPMTAHWGIKDPAGVEGSEIEKKAAFVKAFNELQNRISIFVNLPIASLDKLKLQEQLDLIGNSTPKTSKDTAA, encoded by the coding sequence ATGACTGAGAAAATCTACAACGTACTGTTCCTTTGCACTGGAAACTCAGCCCGCAGTATTTTTGCTGAAAGTCTCATCAACCGTTTTGGACGGGGCAAGTTTCGCGGTTTCAGCGCCGGTAGCCACCCGAGAGGCGAGGTGAATCCTTTCACCATTCTCGAGCTGAAACGTAACAACTACATAGTTGACGATTTACGCAGTAAGGACTGGAGTGAGTTTTCCGCTGAAGATGCACCAGAAATGGATTTTGTGTTCACTGTTTGTGACAAGGCAGCCGCAGAAATGTGTCCAGTTTGGCCCGGACAGCCGATGACCGCACACTGGGGCATAAAGGATCCTGCCGGTGTTGAAGGTAGCGAGATTGAGAAGAAAGCAGCCTTTGTCAAAGCCTTCAATGAACTGCAAAACAGGATTTCAATCTTTGTAAACCTGCCAATAGCCTCACTGGATAAACTAAAGCTTCAGGAACAACTTGATCTGATTGGCAATAGCACACCTAAAACATCCAAAGACACTGCAGCGTGA
- a CDS encoding metalloregulator ArsR/SmtB family transcription factor, with product MRSVLLLLEQDELCVCELNDVIGGAQPNISRNLGLLRDSGLVIDRREGQWIYYRINPELPEWVSEILQAAKTGAIGHEPYKSDLIKLKEITNGTESKCRT from the coding sequence ATGCGCTCTGTTCTTCTGCTGCTTGAACAGGATGAACTTTGTGTTTGCGAATTGAATGATGTGATTGGTGGAGCGCAACCCAACATTTCCAGAAACCTGGGGCTGTTGCGCGACTCAGGACTGGTCATTGATCGACGAGAGGGACAGTGGATCTACTATCGTATCAATCCTGAACTACCTGAGTGGGTAAGCGAAATCCTGCAGGCCGCTAAAACGGGTGCCATTGGTCATGAACCCTATAAATCCGATCTGATCAAACTGAAGGAAATAACCAATGGCACAGAATCGAAATGCCGTACCTGA